In one window of Clavelina lepadiformis chromosome 4, kaClaLepa1.1, whole genome shotgun sequence DNA:
- the LOC143452656 gene encoding xylosyl- and glucuronyltransferase LARGE2s-like codes for MGKTIRLKLPSLLVIIASAFFLLLYWYQRGVTNGNETLNQIGSHNDEIRKDNMLLKASGTRLSNEVTCNTIHICIVCVGSDAIREVITLMKSLLFYRKRPLHVHFIVNDTSKLVLSHLFRTWDISDFTVSFYFMDNYVKKVSWIPNTHYSGIFGLIKLLIPSILPSYVIKVIALDTDLLFVADISELWDFFDTFTDSNSIGLVENQSEWYLRKMWKNYAPWPAIGQGFNTGVMLLDCKKLRLTDWSSRWETLTRQTLISMPSVQLADQDVINSCLKSHPTMVKIVPCFWNFQLCEHMKKEFCYSQHHHEIKAIHWNSESRSKYTLVTNMNIMYQTFKEMNGALLRSPSSCNKQISTDDDENDELTQVDPCSEFVNSATRLHRTHLYFLPFDYSPEENDVSIVVQLSVDRFTMLEKLCEFWSGPTSVALFISDADTERIHNLIKLSTSLNKRKNVAYHLVYQNTIDEIYPINLLRNIALNHAVTDYVLLYDVDFVPMPGLYEYIVSHLESIGNSEKTALIIPAYESLWYKFEMPHTKSELLEQVNKGMITTFRSYLWPQGHAATNFSFWRSAQKPYKVNWEPDFEPYVVVRKAECPSYDDRFIGFGWNKVSHIIELDAAGFTFNVMPFGFMIHLPHSPSIDLVKYRSQLSYRKCIELAKLDFLDYLRQKYGDISSKYVDIYKSS; via the coding sequence ATGGGCAAAACGATTAGATTAAAACTGCCAAGTTTATTGGTAATAATAGCCTCGGCATTttttttactgttatactGGTACCAAAGAGGAGTCACCAATGGTAATGAAACCTTGAATCAAATTGGAAGTCATAATGATGAGATAAGGAAAGACAATATGCTTTTAAAAGCAAGCGGTACAAGACTTTCTAATGAAGTTACTTGCAATACCATTCATATCTGTATTGTATGTGTAGGATCAGATGCAATTCGAGAAGTAATTACACTAATGAAGTCCCTGTTGTTTTATCGAAAAAGACCTCTACATGTTCACTTTATTGTCAACGATACATCTAAACTTGTCTTGAGTCACCTATTTAGAACATGGGATATTTCAGATTTTAcagtttcattttattttatggacaattatgtaaaaaaagtttcttgGATACCAAACACACATTATTCTGGCATTTTTGGATTGATCAAGTTATTGATACCCAGCATTTTACCAAGTTATGTGATAAAAGTTATAGCTTTGGACACTGATTTGCTTTTTGTTGCTGATATCTCTGAGCTCTGGGATTTTTTTGATACATTTACTGATAGCAATAGTATTGGATTAGTAGAAAATCAATCAGAATGGTATTTAAGAAAAATGTGGAAAAATTATGCGCCCTGGCCAGCGATTGGACAAGGTTTCAATACTGGTGTTATGCTGCTGGACTGCAAGAAGCTACGCTTGACTGACTGGAGTTCAAGATGGGAAACTTTGACAAGGCAAACTTTGATTTCCATGCCTTCCGTACAGTTGGCAGATCAAGATGTGATCAATTCATGTCTAAAATCACACCCTACTATGGTAAAAATTGTACCatgtttttggaattttcAACTTTGTGAACATATGAAAAAAGAATTCTGCTATTCACAACATCATCATGAAATTAAAGCTATTCACTGGAACTCAGAGTCACGTTCAAAATACACTTTAGTAACCAATATGAATATTATGTATCAAACATTCAAAGAAATGAATGGTGCTTTACTTCGTTCTCCAAGTTCATGCAATAAACAGATTTCAACagatgatgatgaaaatgatgaattaACTCAAGTTGATCCTTGTTCAGAATTTGTTAACAGTGCTACTAGGCTACATAGAACacatttatactttttgcCATTTGATTATTCTCCCGAAGAAAACGACGTCAGTATTGTAGTTCAGTTGTCTGTGGACAGATTTACTATGCTTGAAAAACTGTGTGAATTCTGGAGTGGCCCTACCAGTGTTGCTTTGTTTATCTCGGATGCAGATACTGAGCGCATTCATAACTTAATTAAGTTGTCAACATCCCTTAACAAacgaaaaaatgttgcatatCATTTGGTGTATCAAAATACAATTGATGAAATTTATCCCATTAATTTACTTAGAAATATTGCACTAAATCATGCTGTAACTGATTATGTTCTCCTTTATGATGTTGATTTTGTTCCAATGCCTGGATTGTATGAGTATATTGTCTCCCATCTGGAATCAATTGGTAACTCGGAAAAAACTGCTTTAATAATTCCCGCTTATGAAAGTCTATGGTATAAATTTGAAATGCCACATACGAAGTCTGAACTTTTGGAGCAAGTGAATAAAGGAATGATAACTACTTTTCGATCTTACTTGTGGCCACAGGGTCATGCAGCAACTAATTTTAGTTTCTGGAGATCTGCTCAAAAACCTTATAAAGTAAATTGGGAACCAGACTTTGAACCTTACGTGGTTGTTAGAAAGGCGGAATGTCCCAGTTATGATGACAGGTTTATTGGATTTGGATGGAATAAAGTATCCCATATTATAGAGTTAGATGCTGCAGGTTTTACTTTTAATGTAATGCCTTTTGGTTTTATGATTCATTTACCTCACTCTCCCAGTATTGATTTGGTGAAATATAGATCTCAGTTATCATATAGAAAATGCATAGAGCTTGCAAAATTGGACTTCCTTGACTACCTCAGGCAAAAATATGGAGACATATCATCAAAATACGTTGACATTTACAAAAGCAGTTAA